One Camelina sativa cultivar DH55 chromosome 3, Cs, whole genome shotgun sequence genomic window carries:
- the LOC104778440 gene encoding phosphatidylinositol/phosphatidylcholine transfer protein SFH13-like — protein sequence MSGIEEIGNFDEFRERRSDFEISEDERRRSKIGNLKKKAINASTKFTHSLKKRGKRKIDYRIPAVSIEDVRDEKEESVVLEFRRKLLQRDLLPPRHDEYHTLLRFLKARDLNIERTIQMWEEMLRWRKEYGTDTILEDFDFEELEEVLQYYPQGYHGVDKEGRPVYIERLGKAHPSKLMRITTIDRYLKYHVQEFERALLEKFPACSIAAKRRICSTTTILDVQGLGIKNFTPTAANLVAAISKIDNNYYPETLHRMYIVNAGTGFKKMLWPAAQKCLDAKTIAKIQVLESKSLSKLHEVIDSSQLPEFLGGSCCCFGDGRGCLRSNKGPWNDPEIMKLIYHGESSLFRQITRKLSDPQNSSAYISIHPSMAMQAETSAAESVSCSDVPTSPTGRMCSASAHVNPAYEESRASDANGYYSCDDKFAVPDKAGNRKGQERQSHYQMFELNQTPLGLKCETSPPGAPIIRMLHGLRGTIDKIKCENLAKRLLSLMLKLATVFRCTPFELLRSQTTVSPSSPAEDDSRCSLIPTPRQPTMKDRILPCLERIQKLEKSYEDIRNKPVAIPVEKERMLMDSLDRIKSVEFDLDKTKRLLHATVMKQMEITEMLQSLRDSQLHRRRRLFC from the exons ATGTCTG GTATTGAAGAAATCGGTAACTTTGACGAATTTAGGGAGAGAAGATCAGACTttgaaatctctgaagatgAGAGACGGCGCTCCAAAATAgggaatttgaagaagaaggcCATTAATGCTTCAACCAAGTTCACTCATTCTTTGAAGAAAAGGGGCAAAAGGAAAATTGACTATCGGATTCCTGCAGTCTCCATTGAAGATGTAAGGGACGAAAAAGAGGAGAGCGTTGTGCTTGAATTTCGCCGTAAGCTTCTTCAGAGAGATTTGTTACCTCCTCGACATGATGAATACCATACTCTTCTCAG gTTTTTGAAAGCTAGGGATCTTAACATTGAAAGAACCATCCAGATGTGGGAAGAAATGCTAAGATGGAGAAAAGAGTATGGGACAGATACCATACTAGAG GACTTTGATTTCGAAGAGCTTGAAGAAGTTTTGCAATACTATCCTCAAGGCTACCATGGAGTTGATAAGGAAGGACGACCTGTCTACATTGAAAGACTTGGAAAAGCTCATCCTTCTAAGCTTATGCGCATCACCACCATAGATAGATATTTAAAGTACCATGTGCAGGAGTTTGAGAGAGCTCTCCTGGAGAAATTTCCTGCATGCTCAATTGCCGCAAAGCGTCGAATCTGTTCCACGACTACAATACTAGATGTGCAAGGATTG GGGATTAAGAACTTTACACCAACAGCTGCAAATCTTGTGGCTGCCATATCGAAGATTGACAACAATTACTACCCTGAG ACGTTGCATAGAATGTACATTGTAAATGCTGGAACAGGTTTCAAAAAGATGCTTTGGCCTGCTGCTCAGAAGTGTCTTGATGCAAAGACCATTGCAAAAATACAA GTGCTAGAATCCAAATCTTTATCTAAGTTACATGAAGTCATTGATTCAAG TCAATTGCCAGAATTCCTTGGAGGGTCGTGCTGTTGCTTTGGTGATGGAAGAGGGTGTCTTCGTTCTAATAAAGGACCCTGGAACGATCCTGAAATAATGAAG CTCATCTACCATGGAGAATCATCACTCTTTAGGCAAATCACCAGGAAGCTGAGTGACCCGCAGAATTCTTCCGCCTACATAAGTATACATCCATCAATG GCTATGCAAGCTGAGACTTCAGCGGCCGAGTCAGTATCTTGTTCTGATGTTCCTACTTCTCCAACTGGAAGAATGTGCTCAGCCTCTGCTCATGTGAATCCAGCTTATGAGGAA TCTAGAGCATCAGATGCTAACGGCTATTATAGTTGCGATGACAAGTTTGCCGTACCTGACAAAGCTGGTAACCGAAAAGGCCAAGAAAGGCAATCCCATTACCAAATGTTCGAACTCAATCAAACACCTCTCGGTTTAAAATGTGAAACATCTCCACCAG GTGCTCCCATCATCCGTATGCTTCATGGTTTAAGGGGAACAATTGACAAGATAAAATGTGAGAACCTAGCGAAAAGGCTACTTTCTTTGATGCTGAAACTAGCTACTGTTTTCCGTTGTACTCCGTTTGAGCTTCTGAGAAGCCAGACTACAGTTAGCCCTTCAAGTCCAGCAGAAGATGACAGTAGGTGTAGCCTCATCCCAACCCCTAGACAGCCCACAATGAAAGACCGGATTCTTCCATGTTTGGAGCGTATTCAGAAACTGGAGAAAAGTTACGAGGATATCCGGAACAAACCCGTTGCAATACCTGTAGAGAAGGAGAGAATGTTGATGGATTCTTTAGACAGAATCAAGTCGGTTGAGTTCGATCTCGATAAAACAAAGAGG CTTTTACACGCCACGGTGATGAAACAGATGGAGATTACTGAAATGCTGCAAAGTTTACGGGATTCCCAACTTCAC agaagaagaagattgttctGCTAA
- the LOC104778437 gene encoding putative high mobility group B protein 11: MLILALKVEHYFYLSNKNTRKELMSTGKSQIEVVKANGFSTLEKGSSSRTSTYEDLVQNPELFWDTLRDFFQSSGQEFKIPVVGGNSLDLHRLFIEVTSRGGLENVINDRRCKEVIEVFKFKTVVTNAAHVLKTKYRKTLLEFEHVYFKAPRSTFQGNEKALKRPVDKSAKRGNGTIDGKFESSYLVTMKMGSKEFKGVIFHTSSQDDPTARRNKRAKSSHGRPKFPRSSYNFFFAEQHARIKAEGGGRKGPFTKEIAEMWNNLSESAKQVYQEKYRKDKERYNKESLQHKASKDSYAAEMVAATDAVETVAETNATDTVASVNAAETVAATNAAEAVAEADAAETVAATDAAASASAWETVGKESE; the protein is encoded by the exons ATGCTCATTTTAGCTCTGAAAGTTGAACACTATTTCTACCTCTCGAACAAAAACACCCGAAAGGAACTGATGTCGACAGGTAAATCGCAAATTGAAGTGGTTAAAGCTAATGGATTTTCTACTTTAGAGAAAGGCAGTTCCTCTCGTACATCTACGTATGAGGATCTTGTCCAAAATCCTGAACTTTTTTGGGATACGCTCCGAGATTTTTTCCAATCTTCTGGGCAAGAATTTAa GATTCCTGTTGTGGGTGGAAACAGTCTCGATCTGCATCGGCTGTTCATTGAGGTCACATCTCGTGGTGGTCTTGAAAAT GTGATCAACGATCGCAGATGCAAAGAAGTGATTGAAGTTTTTAAGTTTAAGACAGTGGTAACAAATGCAGCACATGTTTTAAAGACTAAGTATCGTAAAACGCTCCTTGAGTTTGAGCATGTGTACTTCAAAGCTCCGCGCTCTACATTTCAGGGGAATG AGAAAGCACTGAAGCGCCCTGTCGACAAATCTGCAAAGCGTGGCAATG GGACCATTGATGGGAAGTTCGAAAGCAGTTACCTGGTAACCATGAAGATGGGCTCAAAAGAGTTCAAAGGAGTGATCTTCCACACTTCTTCTCAAGACGATCCTACAGCTCGTAGGAATAAGAGAGCCAAGTCATCTCATGGACGACCTAAGTTCCCAAGAAGCAGTTATAACTTCTTCTTTGCCGAGCAACACGCGAGGATTAAAGCTGAGGGCGGTGGACGAAAGGGACCTTTCACCAAGGAAATTGCGGAAATGTGGAATAATCTCTCTGAATCTGCTAAAcag gTTTATCAAGAGAAATATCGTAAGGATAAGGAGAGGTACAACAAGGAGTCGTTACAGCACAAAGCTTCAAAGGATTCTTATGCGGCGGAAATGGTAGCTGCGACTGATGCAGTGGAAACTGTAGCTGAGACCAATGCAACAGATACTGTAGCTTCCGTCAATGCAGCGGAAACTGTAGCTGCGACCAATGCTGCGGAAGCTGTAGCTGAGGCCGATGCAGCGGAAACTGTAGCTGCGACTGATGCAGCTGCAAGTGCAAGTGCATGGGAGACTGTGGGAAAGGAAAGTGAGTAG
- the LOC104778438 gene encoding photosystem I reaction center subunit V, chloroplastic, with protein sequence MATSASALLSPTTFSTAISQKNPNSISFHGLRPLRLGGSSSALPRLSTTAGRKPSSAVVRAELSPSVVISLSTGLSLFLGRFVFFNFQRENVAKQGLPEQNGKTHFEAGDDRAKEYVSLLKSNDPIGFNIVDVLAWGSIGHIVAYYILATSSNGYDPSFFG encoded by the coding sequence ATGGCTACAAGCGCATCTGCTTTGCTCTCACCAACCACATTCTCCACTGCAATCTCTCAGAAGAACCCTAACTCCATCTCATTCCATGGCCTTCGTCCCCTCCGTCTCGGTGGCTCCTCCTCCGCCTTACCAAGACTATCAACCACAGCCGGAAGAAAGCCCTCCTCCGCCGTTGTGAGAGCTGAGCTTAGCCCTTCCGTCGTCATAAGCCTCAGCACAGGTCTCTCCCTCTTCCTTGGCCGTTTCGTCTTCTTCAACTTCCAGAGAGAGAACGTTGCGAAACAGGGCTTACCGGAGCAGAACGGGAAGACCCACTTCGAAGCTGGAGATGATCGTGCTAAGGAATACGTCAGCCTCTTGAAATCGAACGATCCGATTGGATTCAACATCGTTGATGTTCTTGCTTGGGGTTCTATTGGACACATCGTTGCTTACTACATCTTGGCTACTTCCAGCAATGGATACGACCCTAGCTTCTTCGGCTGA
- the LOC104778439 gene encoding uncharacterized WD repeat-containing protein C2A9.03: MSNYQGDDAESMEDEDSEMEDVDDDFDEDFRGDDLAESDSDVDEFDYSNNKIADTSADQARKGKDIQGIPWDRLSITREKYRQTRLEQYNNYENVPHSGESSGKDCMVTEKGAVFYDFWRNTRSIKSSILHFQLRNLVWATSKHDVYLMSQYLVSHYSTLTSGKHEVLNVQGHVSPSEKHPGSLLEGFTKTQVSTLAVRDKFLVAGGFQGELICKHLDRPGVSFCSRTTYDDNAITNAIEIYNKPSGALHFTASNNDCGVRDFDMERYQLVNHFRFPWPVNHTSLSPDGKLLTIVGDNPEGLLVDPNTGKTLGTVSGHLDFSFASAWHPDGVTFSTGNQDKTCRVWDIRNLSKSVAVLRGNLGAIRSIRYTSDGKYMAMAEPADFVHVYDVSKGYETEQEIDFFGEISGISFSPDTEALFIGVWDRTYGSLIEYARHHNYSYLDSFL, encoded by the exons ATGTCCAATTACCAAGGGGACGATGCTGAGTCCATGGAAGATGAAGATTCTGAAAtggaagatgttgatgatgatttcgaTGAGGATTTTCGTGGCGATGATTTGGCTGAATCCGATTCCGACGTCGACGAGTTTGACTACTCT AATAATAAAATCGCTGATACTTCAGCTGACCAAGCCCGGAAAGGGAAAGATATCCAGGGGATTCCTTGGGACAGGCTTAGTATTACGAGAGAGAAATACAGACAAACTAGACTAGAACAGTATAACAATTATGAAAATGTCCCTCATTCTGGTGAATCTTCCGGGAAA GATTGCATGGTCACAGAGAAAGGGGCTGTTTTTTATGATTTCTGGCGGAATACTAGATCTATCAAATCAAGCATTCTTCATTTCCAG TTGAGGAATTTGGTTTGGGCAACTTCTAAGCACGATGTCTACCTTATGTCACAATATTTGGTGAGCCACTATTCTACTTTGACATCCGGAAAGCATGAAGTTCTCAATGTTCAAGGTCATGTTTCCCCGTCCGAG AAACATCCTGGAAGTTTGTTGGAGGGATTTACAAAGACTCAAGTGAGTACACTTGCAGTGAGAGATAAATTTCTAGTTGCAGGTGGATTTCAAGGAGAACTTATATGCAAG CATCTTGATAGACCTGGTGTGAGCTTTTGTTCACGTACAACTTATGATGACAATGCTATAACCAATGCTATTGAGATTTATAACAAACCCAG TGGGGCGCTTCATTTCACTGCCTCAAATAATGATTGTGGAGTCAGAGATTTTGATATGGAGAGATACCAGCTTGTTAACCATTTTCGCTTTCCTTGGCCGGTGAAT CACACATCTTTAAGTCCTGATGGTAAATTATTGACGATTGTGGGAGACAACCCAGAAGGCCTTCTGGTAGACCCCAACACAGGAAAG ACGCTGGGAACGGTATCAGGACATTTGGACTTTTCCTTTGCATCGGCATGGCACCCAGATGGGGTTACTTTCTCCACGGGTAACCAGGACAAGACCTGCCGGGTTTGGGACATTCGCAACCTGTCAAAATCTGTTGCTGTCTTGAGGGGTAACCTTGGAGCAATCCGATCCATCCGCTACACATCCGATGGGAAATACATGGCCATGGCTGAGCCGGCTGACTTTGTCCATGTGTACGATGTCTCAAAAGGGTATGAAACGGAGCAAGAGATTGACTTCTTTGGGGAGATCTCCGGAATATCTTTTAGCCCTGACACCGAAGCGCTCTTCATTGGCGTTTGGGACCGCACTTACGGAAGTCTAATTGAGTATGCCCGGCACCACAACTACTCCTACCTTGATTCATTTCTATAA
- the LOC104779379 gene encoding putative F-box/FBD/LRR-repeat protein At4g00315 produces the protein MDKISQLPDDVLVKVLSFLPTKDAASTSILSKRWEFLWMWLPKLDYNYSDYSVSQGRSLQRFIDLNLPLHQAPIIESLRLKFSHGAIGSIKPEDIEKWLSVAFHFCVLELNLELSSFARRKTKLPSSLYVCKSIVILKLEDEVLVDVHRMVCLPSLKTLSLRRVTYSVENSLHRLLSNCPVLEDLFVERDNIDNLGILRVIVKSLQRLTLKMSSPCYLDGIMINTPSLKYLNVTDERLESDSDNESDSDSPRYSYSFEDMPKLEEAGFVLTFQNIKKFFTTITSVKRLSLCLGVYTEEALYHEGIVFNQLEHLKICSCDSSWSILLARLLKDYPNLREIEANLIDDHPDRLADLPNDWDRQLNNCVPRCLLSSVETFKWTDMYGLRNQMDVAKYILRNGRCLKTATILFASCYHQETVDEMTQELSLSFLGSTTCQLLFA, from the exons ATGGACAAGATTAGTCAGTTGCCTGATGATGTGCTCGTGAAGGTACTATCATTTCTTCCAACAAAAGATGCTGCAAGCACAAGTATTTTATCGAAGCGGTGGGAGTTTCTTTGGATGTGGCTGCCTAAACTGGACTACAATTATAGTGACTATTCAGTGTCTCAAGGCCGGAGTTTGCAGAGGTTTATCGATTTGAATCTGCCTTTACATCAAGCTCCGATCATCGAAAGCTTACGTCTCAAGTTTAGCCATGGAGCAATTGGATCAATCAAACCTGAAGATATCGAAAAATGGCTTTCAGTTGCATTTCATTTCTGCGTTCTTGAGTTAAATCTTGAGCTTTCTTCTTTTGCGAGGCGTAAAACTAAATTGCCTAGTAGCTTGTATGTCTGCAAATCGATTGTGATCTTGAAACTGGAGGACGAGGTTCTCGTGGATGTTCATCGTATGGTATGTCTCCCCTCCCTCAAAACTTTGTCCCTTCGACGTGTGACTTACTCTGTTGAAAATTCTCTTCACCGACTTCTTTCCAACTGCCCTGTCCTTGAGGATCTATTTGTGGAACGAGATAACATTGACAACTTGGGAATATTAAGAGTAATTGTCAAGTCATTGCAGAGACTAACCCTAAAGATGTCTAGTCCTTGTTATCTTGATGGTATTATGATTAATACTCCTTCTCTGAAGTATCTGAATGTCACTGATGAAAGACTAGAGAGTGATAGTGATAATGAGAGTGACAGTGATAGTCCTCGATACTCCTACTCTTTTGAAGATATGCCTAAGTTGGAGGAGGCCGGTTTTGTATTGACAttccaaaatatcaaaaagtttTTTACAACAATCACATCTGTTAAGCGCCTTTCGTTATGCTTAGGAGTCTACACTGAAGAG GCTTTATATCATGAGGGTATTGTCTTCAACCAACTTGAACATTTGAAGATATGTTCATGTGATTCAAGTTGGTCAATTTTACTTGCTCGGTTACTCAAGGATTATCCTAATTTACGAGAGATCGAGGCCAATCTGAtagat GATCATCCAGATAGGCTTGCGGATCTACCAAATGATTGGGACAGACAATTGAACAACTGTGTTCCTAGATGTTTGTTGTCGAGTGTGGAAACTTTCAAGTGGACTGATATGTATGGGTTGCGGAACCAGATGGATGTGGCGAAATATATCTTGAGAAATGGTCGCTGCTTGAAGACTGCCACAATCTTGTTTGCGTCATGCTATCATCAAGAAACAGTGGATGAGATGACCCAGGAGTTGTCACTTTCTTTTCTAGGTTCAACAACATGCCAACTCCTATTTGCTTGA